One genomic segment of Coffea arabica cultivar ET-39 chromosome 6e, Coffea Arabica ET-39 HiFi, whole genome shotgun sequence includes these proteins:
- the LOC113696057 gene encoding lupeol synthase isoform X2, with translation MSIFRGIVIDAPDNLHNSIYCPSIKDQKYSVARKPQNVSIPLSFASLISCIYQPFFASTMWKLRIAEGSGPWLTTTNGHVGRQHWEFDPDAGTPEERAQVDKVREEFRKNGFRRQQSADLLMRMQLRKENSPCPPMPPPVNVKETDDVTEEAVTTTLRRGISFFSTLQANDGHWPAESAGPLFFLPPLVMALYITGTLNMILSYEHQKEIIRYIYNHQNEDGGWGLHIEGHSIMFGSVFNYITLRLLGEGPEDGEHMAMARGRKWILDHGGAVAIPSWGKFWLSVLGLYDWAGCNPVPPEFWLIPKFFPIHPAQMICYSRLVYMPMSYLYGKRFVGAITRLVHSLRDELYIQPYHQINWSRTRYTCAKDDLYYPHPLVQDMLWGFLYHFAEPILLRWPFTTLREKALEKAMEHIHYEDENSRYFCIGAVEKVLWLLACWVEDPDSEAFKRHIARLPDYFWVAEDGLKMQTFGSQAWEGALAIQAILRSNLAEEYVPMLKKAHDFIKASQVQNNPSGNFTKMHRHISKGCWTFSIQDHGWQAVDCTAEGLKVALLLGQMPPEHVGDKIEIGRLYDAVNIILSLQGKDGGFRAWEPQRAYRWMEMFNPTDLFGDVIIERGYVECTSSAIQTLLLFKKLHPGHRESEIERCISKALAYIEDEQEQDGSWYGRWAICYTYATWFAVEALVACGMTYNDSPAIRKEYTNLEGDRSNLVQTSWALLTLIAAGQVEHNPAPIHRGLRLLINSQMEDGDFPQQEITGVFFKNCIMQYSAYRNVFPIWALGEFRRRVLHA, from the exons ATGTCCATTTTCCGAGGCATAGTTATAGATGCACCAGATAATCTCCATAATTCGATATATTGTCCTAGCATAAAAGACCAAAAATACTCCGTGGCTAGAAAGCCTCAGAATGTGAGTATCCCTTTATCATTTGCCTCACTAATCTCTTGTATATATCAG CCTTTTTTTGCATCCACTATGTGGAAGTTGAGAATTGCTGAAGGCAGCGGCCCATGGCTGACCACAACCAACGGCCATGTGGGACGGCAGCACTGGGAATTTGACCCAGATGCCGGAACTCctgaagaacgagctcaagtAGATAAAGTGCGTGAGGAGTTCAGAAAGAACGGATTTCGAAGGCAGCAAAGTGCCGACCTCCTAATGCGCATGCAG CTAAGAAAGGAGAATTCACCTTGTCCTCCAATGCCACCGCCAGTTAATGTTAAAGAAACAGATGATGTTACAGAGGAGGCCGTCACAACTACGCTCAGGAGAGGAATAAGCTTCTTCTCAACCCTTCAGGCTAACGATGGACACTGGCCTGCTGAATCTGCTGGCCCTCTTTTCTTCCTACCTCCATTA GTCATGGCCTTGTACATCACGGGTACACTCAATATGATTCTGTCTTACGAGCATCAGAAGGAGATAATCCGTTACATATACAATCATCAG AATGAAGATGGAGGCTGGGGATTACATATAGAAGGTCACAGCATTATGTTTGGTTCAGTCTTTAACTACATTACATTAAGGTTGCTAGGAGAAGGACCTGAAGATGGAGAACATATGGCCATGGCCAGAGGTCGCAAATGGATCCTTGACCATGGTGGTGCGGTTGCAATACCATCCTGGGGAAAGTTTTGGCTCTCG GTTCTTGGACTTTATGATTGGGCAGGCTGTAATCCAGTGCCTCCAGAGTTTTGGCTGATTCCCAAATTCTTCCCAATTCACCCAG cacaaatgatatgctataGTCGCCTGGTTTACATGCCAATGTCATATTTGTATGGGAAACGGTTTGTTGGGGCTATCACTAGACTGGTGCATTCTCTAAGAGATGAGTTGTACATACAACCATATCATCAAATCAATTGGAGCAGAACACGATATACCTGTGCAAAG GATGATCTATATTATCCACACCCTTTAGTACAAGATATGTTGTGGGGATTCTTGTATCATTTTGCTGAACCTATCCTATTGCGATGGCCATTTACTACATTAAGAGAGAAGGCTTTGGAAAAGGCAATGGAACATATTCACTACGAGGACGAGAACAGTAGATATTTTTGCATCGGAGCTGTAGAAAAG GTGCTCTGGCTACTCGCTTGTTGGGTGGAAGATCCAGATTCAGAAGCATTCAAGCGCCACATTGCTCGTTTACCTGATTACTTTTGGGTTGCAGAAGATGGCCTGAAAATGCAG ACTTTTGGCAGCCAAGCATGGGAAGGTGCTTTAGCCATTCAAGCAATATTACGTAGTAATCTAGCTGAAGAGTACGTGCCAATGCTTAAGAAAGCACATGACTTCATCAAAGCATCACAG GTTCAAAATAATCCTTCGGGGaatttcaccaaaatgcatAGGCACATTTCTAAAGGATGTTGGACATTTTCTATACAAGATCATGGTTGGCAAGCCGTAGACTGCACCGCTGAAGGATTAAAG GTTGCACTTCTTCTTGGGCAGATGCCACCAGAGCATGTTGGGGACAAAATTGAAATAGGGCGTTTATACGATGCTGTAAATATTATTTTGTCTTTACAG GGTAAGGATGGTGGTTTTAGAGCGTGGGAGCCACAAAGAGCATATCGCTGGATGGAG ATGTTCAACCCCACTGACCTTTTTGGAGATGTTATAATTGAGCGAGg GTACGTGGAGTGCACTTCTTCAGCAATTCAAACTCTGCTGCTATTCAAAAAGTTGCATCCTGGACATAGGGAATCTGAAATAGAGCGCTGCATCTCCAAAGCTTTAGCTTATATTGAAGATGAACAAGAACAAGACGGTTCATG GTATGGTCGTTGGGCAATTTGTTACACATATGCGACCTGGTTTGCGGTGGAAGCTCTTGTTGCTTGTGGAATGACTTATAACGATTCCCCAGCTATACGAAAG GAGTACACAAATCTAGAGGGGGATCGGTCAAATTTGGTGCAAACTTCATGGGCTTTATTAACATTGATTGCTGCAGGACAG GTCGAGCACAATCCAGCTCCTATACATCGCGGATTAAGATTATTGATAAATTCTCAAATGGAAGATGGCGACTTTCCTCAGCAG GAAATCACAGGAGTATTCTTTAAGAATTGCATCATGCAATATTCAGCTTATCGAAATGTATTCCCAATTTGGGCTCTTGGTGAATTCCGCCGCCGTGTTCTCCATGCATAG
- the LOC113696057 gene encoding lupeol synthase isoform X3, whose amino-acid sequence MWKLRIAEGSGPWLTTTNGHVGRQHWEFDPDAGTPEERAQVDKVREEFRKNGFRRQQSADLLMRMQLRKENSPCPPMPPPVNVKETDDVTEEAVTTTLRRGISFFSTLQANDGHWPAESAGPLFFLPPLVMALYITGTLNMILSYEHQKEIIRYIYNHQNEDGGWGLHIEGHSIMFGSVFNYITLRLLGEGPEDGEHMAMARGRKWILDHGGAVAIPSWGKFWLSVLGLYDWAGCNPVPPEFWLIPKFFPIHPAQMICYSRLVYMPMSYLYGKRFVGAITRLVHSLRDELYIQPYHQINWSRTRYTCAKDDLYYPHPLVQDMLWGFLYHFAEPILLRWPFTTLREKALEKAMEHIHYEDENSRYFCIGAVEKVLWLLACWVEDPDSEAFKRHIARLPDYFWVAEDGLKMQTFGSQAWEGALAIQAILRSNLAEEYVPMLKKAHDFIKASQVQNNPSGNFTKMHRHISKGCWTFSIQDHGWQAVDCTAEGLKVALLLGQMPPEHVGDKIEIGRLYDAVNIILSLQGKDGGFRAWEPQRAYRWMEMFNPTDLFGDVIIERGYVECTSSAIQTLLLFKKLHPGHRESEIERCISKALAYIEDEQEQDGSWYGRWAICYTYATWFAVEALVACGMTYNDSPAIRKACKFLLSKQFPDGGWGESYLSCSNEEYTNLEGDRSNLVQTSWALLTLIAAGQVEHNPAPIHRGLRLLINSQMEDGDFPQQEITGVFFKNCIMQYSAYRNVFPIWALGEFRRRVLHA is encoded by the exons ATGTGGAAGTTGAGAATTGCTGAAGGCAGCGGCCCATGGCTGACCACAACCAACGGCCATGTGGGACGGCAGCACTGGGAATTTGACCCAGATGCCGGAACTCctgaagaacgagctcaagtAGATAAAGTGCGTGAGGAGTTCAGAAAGAACGGATTTCGAAGGCAGCAAAGTGCCGACCTCCTAATGCGCATGCAG CTAAGAAAGGAGAATTCACCTTGTCCTCCAATGCCACCGCCAGTTAATGTTAAAGAAACAGATGATGTTACAGAGGAGGCCGTCACAACTACGCTCAGGAGAGGAATAAGCTTCTTCTCAACCCTTCAGGCTAACGATGGACACTGGCCTGCTGAATCTGCTGGCCCTCTTTTCTTCCTACCTCCATTA GTCATGGCCTTGTACATCACGGGTACACTCAATATGATTCTGTCTTACGAGCATCAGAAGGAGATAATCCGTTACATATACAATCATCAG AATGAAGATGGAGGCTGGGGATTACATATAGAAGGTCACAGCATTATGTTTGGTTCAGTCTTTAACTACATTACATTAAGGTTGCTAGGAGAAGGACCTGAAGATGGAGAACATATGGCCATGGCCAGAGGTCGCAAATGGATCCTTGACCATGGTGGTGCGGTTGCAATACCATCCTGGGGAAAGTTTTGGCTCTCG GTTCTTGGACTTTATGATTGGGCAGGCTGTAATCCAGTGCCTCCAGAGTTTTGGCTGATTCCCAAATTCTTCCCAATTCACCCAG cacaaatgatatgctataGTCGCCTGGTTTACATGCCAATGTCATATTTGTATGGGAAACGGTTTGTTGGGGCTATCACTAGACTGGTGCATTCTCTAAGAGATGAGTTGTACATACAACCATATCATCAAATCAATTGGAGCAGAACACGATATACCTGTGCAAAG GATGATCTATATTATCCACACCCTTTAGTACAAGATATGTTGTGGGGATTCTTGTATCATTTTGCTGAACCTATCCTATTGCGATGGCCATTTACTACATTAAGAGAGAAGGCTTTGGAAAAGGCAATGGAACATATTCACTACGAGGACGAGAACAGTAGATATTTTTGCATCGGAGCTGTAGAAAAG GTGCTCTGGCTACTCGCTTGTTGGGTGGAAGATCCAGATTCAGAAGCATTCAAGCGCCACATTGCTCGTTTACCTGATTACTTTTGGGTTGCAGAAGATGGCCTGAAAATGCAG ACTTTTGGCAGCCAAGCATGGGAAGGTGCTTTAGCCATTCAAGCAATATTACGTAGTAATCTAGCTGAAGAGTACGTGCCAATGCTTAAGAAAGCACATGACTTCATCAAAGCATCACAG GTTCAAAATAATCCTTCGGGGaatttcaccaaaatgcatAGGCACATTTCTAAAGGATGTTGGACATTTTCTATACAAGATCATGGTTGGCAAGCCGTAGACTGCACCGCTGAAGGATTAAAG GTTGCACTTCTTCTTGGGCAGATGCCACCAGAGCATGTTGGGGACAAAATTGAAATAGGGCGTTTATACGATGCTGTAAATATTATTTTGTCTTTACAG GGTAAGGATGGTGGTTTTAGAGCGTGGGAGCCACAAAGAGCATATCGCTGGATGGAG ATGTTCAACCCCACTGACCTTTTTGGAGATGTTATAATTGAGCGAGg GTACGTGGAGTGCACTTCTTCAGCAATTCAAACTCTGCTGCTATTCAAAAAGTTGCATCCTGGACATAGGGAATCTGAAATAGAGCGCTGCATCTCCAAAGCTTTAGCTTATATTGAAGATGAACAAGAACAAGACGGTTCATG GTATGGTCGTTGGGCAATTTGTTACACATATGCGACCTGGTTTGCGGTGGAAGCTCTTGTTGCTTGTGGAATGACTTATAACGATTCCCCAGCTATACGAAAGGCATGTAAATTTTTGCTATCAAAGCAATTTCCTGATGGTGGATGGGGGGAGAGTTATCTTTCTTGCTCGAATGAG GAGTACACAAATCTAGAGGGGGATCGGTCAAATTTGGTGCAAACTTCATGGGCTTTATTAACATTGATTGCTGCAGGACAG GTCGAGCACAATCCAGCTCCTATACATCGCGGATTAAGATTATTGATAAATTCTCAAATGGAAGATGGCGACTTTCCTCAGCAG GAAATCACAGGAGTATTCTTTAAGAATTGCATCATGCAATATTCAGCTTATCGAAATGTATTCCCAATTTGGGCTCTTGGTGAATTCCGCCGCCGTGTTCTCCATGCATAG
- the LOC113691537 gene encoding prefoldin subunit 1: MADEANRKAFLEIQSRMIESTAKLKQVQNQIRSKEGEKKRAYLTLEELRQLLDDTNTYKSIGRTFVLEPKSVLMDEQEQKLKDSEAAISALEKSKEYLEKQIAEVENNLRELLQQDPGLARQIMSMSV, encoded by the exons ATGGCAGATGAAGCAAACAGAAAG GCTTTTCTTGAGATCCAGAGCCGCATGATTGAAAGTACAGCCAAGTTGAAGCAG GTTCAGAATCAGATAAGAAGTAAAGAAGGGGAAAAGAAGCGTGCATATTTGACCTTGGAGGAACTGCGTCAATTGTTGGACGATACTAATACATACAAATCCATAG GGAGAAC GTTTGTATTGGAGCCCAAATCAGTTTTAATGGATGAACAAGAGCAAAAGCTCAAGGATAGTGAAGCTGCAATATCAGCATTAGAG AAATCCAAGGAATACTTAGAAAAGCAGATAGCAGAGGTGGAGAACAACCTGAGAGAGCTGCTGCAACAAGATCCTGGTCTTGCTCGTCAAATAATGTCCATGTCTGTGTAA
- the LOC113696057 gene encoding lupeol synthase isoform X1: protein MSIFRGIVIDAPDNLHNSIYCPSIKDQKYSVARKPQNVSIPLSFASLISCIYQPFFASTMWKLRIAEGSGPWLTTTNGHVGRQHWEFDPDAGTPEERAQVDKVREEFRKNGFRRQQSADLLMRMQLRKENSPCPPMPPPVNVKETDDVTEEAVTTTLRRGISFFSTLQANDGHWPAESAGPLFFLPPLVMALYITGTLNMILSYEHQKEIIRYIYNHQNEDGGWGLHIEGHSIMFGSVFNYITLRLLGEGPEDGEHMAMARGRKWILDHGGAVAIPSWGKFWLSVLGLYDWAGCNPVPPEFWLIPKFFPIHPAQMICYSRLVYMPMSYLYGKRFVGAITRLVHSLRDELYIQPYHQINWSRTRYTCAKDDLYYPHPLVQDMLWGFLYHFAEPILLRWPFTTLREKALEKAMEHIHYEDENSRYFCIGAVEKVLWLLACWVEDPDSEAFKRHIARLPDYFWVAEDGLKMQTFGSQAWEGALAIQAILRSNLAEEYVPMLKKAHDFIKASQVQNNPSGNFTKMHRHISKGCWTFSIQDHGWQAVDCTAEGLKVALLLGQMPPEHVGDKIEIGRLYDAVNIILSLQGKDGGFRAWEPQRAYRWMEMFNPTDLFGDVIIERGYVECTSSAIQTLLLFKKLHPGHRESEIERCISKALAYIEDEQEQDGSWYGRWAICYTYATWFAVEALVACGMTYNDSPAIRKACKFLLSKQFPDGGWGESYLSCSNEEYTNLEGDRSNLVQTSWALLTLIAAGQVEHNPAPIHRGLRLLINSQMEDGDFPQQEITGVFFKNCIMQYSAYRNVFPIWALGEFRRRVLHA from the exons ATGTCCATTTTCCGAGGCATAGTTATAGATGCACCAGATAATCTCCATAATTCGATATATTGTCCTAGCATAAAAGACCAAAAATACTCCGTGGCTAGAAAGCCTCAGAATGTGAGTATCCCTTTATCATTTGCCTCACTAATCTCTTGTATATATCAG CCTTTTTTTGCATCCACTATGTGGAAGTTGAGAATTGCTGAAGGCAGCGGCCCATGGCTGACCACAACCAACGGCCATGTGGGACGGCAGCACTGGGAATTTGACCCAGATGCCGGAACTCctgaagaacgagctcaagtAGATAAAGTGCGTGAGGAGTTCAGAAAGAACGGATTTCGAAGGCAGCAAAGTGCCGACCTCCTAATGCGCATGCAG CTAAGAAAGGAGAATTCACCTTGTCCTCCAATGCCACCGCCAGTTAATGTTAAAGAAACAGATGATGTTACAGAGGAGGCCGTCACAACTACGCTCAGGAGAGGAATAAGCTTCTTCTCAACCCTTCAGGCTAACGATGGACACTGGCCTGCTGAATCTGCTGGCCCTCTTTTCTTCCTACCTCCATTA GTCATGGCCTTGTACATCACGGGTACACTCAATATGATTCTGTCTTACGAGCATCAGAAGGAGATAATCCGTTACATATACAATCATCAG AATGAAGATGGAGGCTGGGGATTACATATAGAAGGTCACAGCATTATGTTTGGTTCAGTCTTTAACTACATTACATTAAGGTTGCTAGGAGAAGGACCTGAAGATGGAGAACATATGGCCATGGCCAGAGGTCGCAAATGGATCCTTGACCATGGTGGTGCGGTTGCAATACCATCCTGGGGAAAGTTTTGGCTCTCG GTTCTTGGACTTTATGATTGGGCAGGCTGTAATCCAGTGCCTCCAGAGTTTTGGCTGATTCCCAAATTCTTCCCAATTCACCCAG cacaaatgatatgctataGTCGCCTGGTTTACATGCCAATGTCATATTTGTATGGGAAACGGTTTGTTGGGGCTATCACTAGACTGGTGCATTCTCTAAGAGATGAGTTGTACATACAACCATATCATCAAATCAATTGGAGCAGAACACGATATACCTGTGCAAAG GATGATCTATATTATCCACACCCTTTAGTACAAGATATGTTGTGGGGATTCTTGTATCATTTTGCTGAACCTATCCTATTGCGATGGCCATTTACTACATTAAGAGAGAAGGCTTTGGAAAAGGCAATGGAACATATTCACTACGAGGACGAGAACAGTAGATATTTTTGCATCGGAGCTGTAGAAAAG GTGCTCTGGCTACTCGCTTGTTGGGTGGAAGATCCAGATTCAGAAGCATTCAAGCGCCACATTGCTCGTTTACCTGATTACTTTTGGGTTGCAGAAGATGGCCTGAAAATGCAG ACTTTTGGCAGCCAAGCATGGGAAGGTGCTTTAGCCATTCAAGCAATATTACGTAGTAATCTAGCTGAAGAGTACGTGCCAATGCTTAAGAAAGCACATGACTTCATCAAAGCATCACAG GTTCAAAATAATCCTTCGGGGaatttcaccaaaatgcatAGGCACATTTCTAAAGGATGTTGGACATTTTCTATACAAGATCATGGTTGGCAAGCCGTAGACTGCACCGCTGAAGGATTAAAG GTTGCACTTCTTCTTGGGCAGATGCCACCAGAGCATGTTGGGGACAAAATTGAAATAGGGCGTTTATACGATGCTGTAAATATTATTTTGTCTTTACAG GGTAAGGATGGTGGTTTTAGAGCGTGGGAGCCACAAAGAGCATATCGCTGGATGGAG ATGTTCAACCCCACTGACCTTTTTGGAGATGTTATAATTGAGCGAGg GTACGTGGAGTGCACTTCTTCAGCAATTCAAACTCTGCTGCTATTCAAAAAGTTGCATCCTGGACATAGGGAATCTGAAATAGAGCGCTGCATCTCCAAAGCTTTAGCTTATATTGAAGATGAACAAGAACAAGACGGTTCATG GTATGGTCGTTGGGCAATTTGTTACACATATGCGACCTGGTTTGCGGTGGAAGCTCTTGTTGCTTGTGGAATGACTTATAACGATTCCCCAGCTATACGAAAGGCATGTAAATTTTTGCTATCAAAGCAATTTCCTGATGGTGGATGGGGGGAGAGTTATCTTTCTTGCTCGAATGAG GAGTACACAAATCTAGAGGGGGATCGGTCAAATTTGGTGCAAACTTCATGGGCTTTATTAACATTGATTGCTGCAGGACAG GTCGAGCACAATCCAGCTCCTATACATCGCGGATTAAGATTATTGATAAATTCTCAAATGGAAGATGGCGACTTTCCTCAGCAG GAAATCACAGGAGTATTCTTTAAGAATTGCATCATGCAATATTCAGCTTATCGAAATGTATTCCCAATTTGGGCTCTTGGTGAATTCCGCCGCCGTGTTCTCCATGCATAG
- the LOC140009993 gene encoding cytochrome P450 CYP749A22-like translates to MGVIFKVGDVYQITPPGDGELQPRVPPTVPPTGSPPRTDQAGPSFYHAPPAWDSQYRALQDSIRSTPVKSLYEGQASTARKIYLTEIHVSMLINESLRLYPPLLLNRRVTKKGAKLGNLILPAGIGVSFPTLAVHHDPNIWGEDVLLFNPERFSQGIASATKNNRAAFLPFSLEPRIRVGADFAINEAKIAVSMILQRYAFTISPEYIHSPTQILLLRPQNGVQILLHAL, encoded by the exons ATGGGGGTTATTTTCAAAGTGGGAGATGTATATCAGATAACGCCTCCCGGTGATGGCGAGCTACAACCCCGGGTTCCTCCTACTGTTCCCCCTACTGGTTCACCGCCCCGCACTGATCAGGCGGGTCCGTCCTTCTACCACGCTCCTCCTGCTTGGGATTCCCAATACCGTGCCCTCCAAGATTCTATCC gttcgacacctgtcaaGTCTTTATATGAAGGCCAAGCTTCAACTGCTAGAAAGATTTACCTCACAGAAATACAT GTGAGCATGCTCATCAACGAGTCTTTAAGACTATATCCTCCATTACTGCTCAACagaagagtaaccaagaaaggAGCAAAACTAGGGAATCTCATCCTTCCGGCCGGCATAGGAGTATCTTTTCCAACGTTAGCAGTTCACCATGACCCTAATATATGGGGTGAAGATGTACTGCTTTTCAACCCAGAAAGATTCTCCCAAGGTATTGCTTCAGCTACCAAAAATAATCGAGCAGCATTTTTACCCTTCAGCTTAGAACCTCGAATACGTGTGGGAGCAGATTTTGCAATCAATGAGGCTAAGATAGCAGTCTCGATGATTTTGCAACGTTATGCCTTTACCATCTCCCCAGAGTATATCCACTCACCAACACAAATTTTGCTGCTCCGACCCCAAAATGGTGTTCAAATATTGTTGCATGCTCTGTAA